A single Gammaproteobacteria bacterium DNA region contains:
- a CDS encoding YHS domain-containing protein, translating to MMEKDPVCGMLVRPEEAAEQRSVQGRSYYFCSAACAAKFDKAPQQYTPESVDDTPGQSSQNLS from the coding sequence ATCATGGAGAAAGACCCCGTATGCGGTATGCTGGTGCGGCCCGAAGAGGCGGCGGAGCAACGCTCCGTCCAGGGCAGGTCTTACTATTTCTGTAGCGCGGCCTGCGCCGCCAAGTTCGACAAGGCCCCGCAACAGTATACGCCGGAGAGTGTGGACGACACGCCCGGACAATCGTCGCAAAACCTAAGTTAA
- a CDS encoding ABC transporter permease, translating to MKSLIWIVVWKEVREIRRDPITIAVAVLLPLLMLYLFGSALSLDVKDASLAVYDQDRSAASRALIERFPRSGYFKRVHDVRAESELAELLDNGRARLVLIVPPDFSRKLARGETAEVQTLADGSFSATAMVVVGYAEAIIQDYAFERARERFAAHGAGVPLVPVRVESRVWFNAPLESRNYIVPGLFGVILMAFPPLLTALAVVREKEAGSVQQIFVSPIRPYEFIAGKMIPYAAIAFLEMLMILVAGLWWFHIPFLGSFPLFLAATVIYVFCTVGLGLLISSVTRSQLVAMLLALLATLMPSFLFSGFLFPIYTMPMMLQLYTYLFPARYFVEISRGIVMKDVGLEVLWPQFLALLLYTALVFVMTTRLFRKKVE from the coding sequence ATGAAAAGCCTGATCTGGATCGTGGTGTGGAAGGAGGTGCGCGAGATCCGCCGCGACCCGATCACGATCGCGGTCGCGGTGCTGCTGCCGCTGTTGATGCTCTATCTGTTCGGCTCGGCGCTGTCGCTCGACGTCAAGGACGCGAGCCTCGCGGTCTACGACCAGGACCGCAGCGCCGCGAGCCGCGCGCTGATCGAGCGTTTCCCGCGCTCGGGCTACTTCAAGCGCGTGCACGACGTGCGCGCCGAGAGCGAGCTCGCCGAGTTGCTGGACAACGGCCGGGCGCGGCTGGTGCTGATCGTGCCGCCGGATTTTTCGCGGAAGCTCGCGCGCGGCGAAACCGCCGAGGTGCAGACCCTGGCCGACGGCTCGTTCTCCGCCACCGCGATGGTGGTGGTCGGCTACGCCGAGGCCATTATCCAGGACTATGCGTTCGAGCGCGCGCGCGAGCGCTTCGCCGCGCACGGCGCCGGCGTGCCGCTCGTGCCGGTGCGGGTCGAGAGCCGTGTGTGGTTCAATGCGCCGCTCGAGAGCCGCAACTACATTGTGCCCGGCCTGTTCGGGGTGATCCTGATGGCGTTCCCGCCGCTGCTCACCGCGCTCGCAGTGGTGCGCGAGAAGGAGGCCGGTTCGGTGCAGCAGATCTTCGTCTCGCCGATCCGGCCGTACGAGTTCATCGCCGGCAAGATGATCCCGTACGCCGCCATCGCCTTCCTTGAAATGCTCATGATCCTGGTCGCCGGGCTGTGGTGGTTCCACATCCCGTTCCTCGGCAGCTTCCCGTTGTTCCTGGCCGCGACCGTGATCTACGTGTTCTGCACCGTGGGCCTCGGCCTGCTGATATCGAGCGTCACCCGCAGCCAGCTCGTCGCCATGCTGCTGGCGCTGCTCGCGACGCTCATGCCTTCGTTCCTGTTCTCCGGCTTCCTGTTTCCGATCTACACTATGCCGATGATGCTGCAGCTCTACACCTATCTGTTCCCGGCGCGCTACTTCGTCGAGATCTCGCGCGGCATCGTGATGAAGGACGTGGGCCTGGAGGTGCTGTGGCCGCAGTTCCTGGCGCTGCTCTTGTACACGGCGCTGGTGTTCGTCATGACCACGCGGCTGTTCCGCAAGAAGGTGGAGTGA
- a CDS encoding SHOCT domain-containing protein, whose product MNYVGWGFMGMHALWWLFWIALIVVFFALIEPVPRSRRRVSPLEVLQRRYAAGEISDKEYEERKAKLQHDAIPHE is encoded by the coding sequence ATGAACTACGTTGGATGGGGTTTTATGGGAATGCACGCGCTGTGGTGGCTGTTCTGGATCGCGCTGATCGTGGTGTTCTTCGCGCTGATTGAACCGGTGCCGCGCAGCCGGCGGCGCGTGTCGCCGCTCGAAGTGCTGCAGCGACGCTACGCCGCGGGCGAAATCTCGGACAAGGAATATGAAGAGCGCAAGGCGAAGCTCCAGCACGACGCCATACCGCACGAGTAA
- a CDS encoding ABC transporter permease produces MARYGRIAALMRKELTQFLRARSMLALILYLYTGEVIMCTYAMSFDVRNLPTVFADLARTAESRALVQDFGASGYFKITRTAATDAEVAAVLDRGEALAAVVIPPEFSRQLAQGKPATVQLLLDGSNANTASVAQGYAQRIVQNFAMQRAGPHLAVGPPPVEHRPRVWYNSELDYRHFMVLSMMSLAGMMVGVITAAAGVVREKESGTVEQLLVTPVSPGEMIAAKMAPPLLFGLIALFPSLLVAAAFGVPLRGSLLLFMLFSGAFLLSSLGIGILVAAVADTLQQALLISFLILFPFLFLSGTIVPLESMPIGLQYLAELSPLRHYMDAVLGLFLKGVGLDVLWPRLAAMLAIGIALLALSVGRFRRRLG; encoded by the coding sequence ATGGCACGCTACGGCAGAATCGCGGCGCTCATGCGCAAGGAGCTGACGCAGTTCCTGCGTGCCCGCTCCATGCTGGCGCTGATCCTGTACCTCTACACCGGTGAGGTGATCATGTGCACCTATGCCATGTCGTTCGACGTGCGCAACCTGCCGACGGTGTTCGCCGATCTCGCGCGCACCGCCGAGAGCCGCGCGCTGGTGCAGGACTTCGGCGCCTCGGGCTATTTCAAGATCACCCGCACCGCCGCCACCGACGCCGAAGTGGCGGCGGTGCTCGATCGCGGCGAGGCGCTGGCCGCGGTGGTGATCCCGCCGGAGTTCTCGCGCCAGCTCGCGCAGGGCAAGCCGGCGACCGTGCAGTTGCTGCTGGACGGCTCGAACGCCAACACCGCGAGCGTCGCACAGGGCTACGCACAGCGCATCGTGCAGAACTTCGCCATGCAGCGGGCCGGGCCGCACCTCGCGGTCGGCCCGCCGCCGGTCGAACACCGCCCGCGTGTGTGGTACAACTCGGAGCTCGACTACCGCCACTTCATGGTGCTGTCCATGATGTCGCTGGCCGGCATGATGGTGGGTGTGATCACGGCCGCGGCCGGGGTCGTGCGCGAAAAGGAGTCGGGCACCGTCGAGCAGTTGCTGGTGACGCCGGTGTCGCCGGGCGAGATGATCGCGGCCAAGATGGCGCCGCCGCTGCTGTTCGGCCTGATCGCGCTGTTCCCGAGCCTGCTGGTGGCGGCCGCGTTCGGCGTGCCGCTGCGCGGCAGCCTGCTGCTGTTCATGCTGTTCTCCGGCGCGTTCCTGCTGAGCAGCCTGGGTATCGGCATCCTGGTGGCGGCGGTCGCGGACACGCTGCAACAGGCGCTGCTGATCTCCTTCCTGATATTGTTCCCGTTCCTGTTCCTGTCCGGCACGATCGTGCCGCTCGAGAGCATGCCGATCGGTCTGCAATATCTGGCGGAGCTGAGCCCGCTGCGCCACTACATGGACGCGGTGCTGGGACTGTTTCTGAAGGGCGTGGGACTCGATGTACTGTGGCCGCGGCTCGCGGCCATGCTGGCAATCGGCATCGCCCTGCTCGCGTTGAGCGTGGGGCGATTCCGGCGGCGCCTTGGCTGA
- a CDS encoding ABC transporter ATP-binding protein, with protein MNTPAVDWAIEAGGLGRRYGQRTVLSGLDLKIRRGEVFGLLGSDGAGKTTTLQILAGILDPSAGHAMVLGYDSVREATQITARIGYMSQIFSLYGRLTVDENLDFFAALHRVPEAARAERKARLLAFAHLERHRDRLARFLSGGMQKKLALCCALIHAPPLLILDEPTTGVDPVSRREFWNILYQALTEGTTIVVSTPYMDEAERCTRVALLHDGHLIACDAPGQLRAGLPGKMYEVDARPQRGALAALQRALPQAAPYVFGERLHLRMPEGGGDEGEWRATLAHEGVQVEAVHAIAPSLEDVFVALLPVAPVAAPAVAVAAEMPLGAGGPAVEVKDISMRFGKFTAVDRVSFTVRRGEIFGFLGPNGSGKTTTIKMLCGLLAPSAGRATVAGVALGADARALRTRIGYMSQRFSLYEDMTVGENLDFFAGVYQVPRARLATRRDWALQLAGLRGEEDRLARALSGGIKQRLALACAVLHEPRVLFLDEPTAGVDPLSRRRFWELIGDLAARGVTVFVTTHYMDEAEHCHTLGLLYNGRLIALGSPQELRAGMRAGEMLELECDQPIPALALFGDDPGVQASFFGDRLHLLVDDAAAARPRLLARLEQAGHRVQHIETVPLGIEDVFMAFIQMEQARLGATGNGGQAR; from the coding sequence ATGAACACACCTGCCGTAGACTGGGCGATCGAGGCCGGGGGGCTGGGCCGGCGCTACGGACAACGGACGGTGCTCAGCGGTCTCGATCTCAAGATCCGCCGCGGCGAGGTGTTCGGGCTGCTCGGCTCGGACGGCGCCGGCAAAACCACGACGCTGCAGATTCTTGCCGGCATTCTCGACCCTAGCGCAGGGCACGCGATGGTGCTGGGTTACGACAGCGTGCGCGAGGCGACGCAGATCACCGCGCGCATCGGCTATATGTCGCAGATATTCAGTCTCTATGGGCGTCTGACGGTGGACGAGAACCTGGACTTTTTCGCCGCGCTGCACCGGGTACCGGAAGCTGCGCGCGCCGAACGCAAGGCGCGGTTGCTGGCGTTTGCACACCTTGAGCGGCATCGCGACCGGCTGGCGCGCTTTCTCTCCGGTGGCATGCAGAAGAAACTCGCACTGTGTTGTGCCCTCATCCATGCGCCGCCGCTGCTGATCCTGGACGAGCCGACCACTGGCGTCGATCCGGTATCGCGCCGCGAGTTCTGGAACATCCTCTACCAGGCGCTCACCGAAGGGACCACCATCGTGGTGTCTACCCCCTACATGGATGAGGCGGAGCGCTGCACGCGCGTGGCGCTGCTGCATGATGGACATCTCATCGCCTGCGATGCGCCCGGGCAGTTGCGCGCCGGTTTGCCGGGAAAGATGTATGAAGTCGATGCGCGCCCGCAGCGCGGCGCACTCGCCGCGCTGCAGCGCGCGCTGCCGCAGGCTGCGCCTTACGTGTTCGGCGAACGTTTGCACCTGCGGATGCCGGAAGGCGGCGGAGACGAGGGCGAATGGCGTGCGACGCTTGCACACGAAGGGGTACAGGTCGAGGCGGTGCATGCCATCGCGCCGAGTCTGGAGGACGTGTTCGTCGCGCTGCTGCCAGTGGCGCCGGTCGCCGCGCCCGCCGTCGCAGTCGCTGCCGAAATGCCGCTGGGCGCTGGCGGCCCGGCCGTCGAGGTGAAGGATATCAGCATGCGTTTCGGCAAATTCACCGCGGTGGACCGGGTAAGCTTCACGGTGCGGCGCGGCGAGATTTTCGGCTTTCTGGGCCCGAACGGCTCGGGCAAAACCACCACCATCAAGATGCTGTGCGGGCTGCTTGCGCCGAGCGCCGGCCGCGCGACGGTCGCCGGGGTGGCGCTCGGCGCCGATGCGCGCGCGCTGCGCACGCGCATCGGCTACATGTCGCAGCGCTTCTCGCTCTACGAGGACATGACGGTGGGCGAGAATCTCGACTTCTTCGCCGGTGTGTACCAGGTCCCGCGCGCCAGGCTGGCGACGCGCCGCGACTGGGCCTTGCAGCTTGCCGGCCTGCGCGGCGAGGAGGACCGGCTCGCGCGCGCTCTCTCGGGCGGGATCAAGCAGCGCCTGGCGCTGGCCTGCGCCGTGCTGCACGAGCCGCGGGTGCTGTTCCTCGACGAGCCCACCGCCGGGGTCGATCCGCTGTCGCGGCGGCGCTTCTGGGAACTGATCGGCGATCTCGCCGCGCGCGGCGTGACGGTGTTCGTGACCACCCATTACATGGACGAGGCCGAGCACTGCCATACCCTCGGGCTGCTCTATAACGGCCGGCTGATCGCGCTCGGTTCGCCGCAGGAACTGCGCGCCGGCATGCGCGCCGGCGAGATGCTGGAGCTCGAGTGCGATCAGCCGATTCCGGCGCTCGCGCTGTTTGGCGACGATCCCGGCGTCCAGGCCTCGTTTTTCGGCGACCGCCTGCATCTGCTGGTGGACGATGCCGCGGCCGCGCGCCCGCGTCTGCTCGCGCGCCTCGAACAGGCCGGCCATCGCGTGCAGCACATCGAGACAGTGCCGCTCGGGATCGAGGACGTGTTCATGGCCTTCATCCAGATGGAGCAGGCGCGCCTGGGAGCGACGGGGAACGGGGGGCAGGCGCGATGA
- a CDS encoding efflux RND transporter periplasmic adaptor subunit, with protein sequence MRKTWLWTLIGMIGLAASSYALFLWLSPPALPEGFLYGNGRIEATEITVSAEVGGRVLESNLVEGREVQANDLLVQLDETDLKTRLRQAEANAAAAQRAQAQVEQQIITARHHLQTADADFARYRKLRETGSVSLQMLDRAENQQREARGQVETLAARLAQAAASREAASREAELLRSQIGKTVIRAPSAGTILTKGIEAGELAAPGRTIAVLADLTRIEFKIYVPESEIGKIKLNDPARVRVDAFPQRYFDARVARVDQRAQFTPKDVHMPDERARLVFGVVLAVDNPQGYLKPGMPADAWVRWRPEASWPDKLTVPR encoded by the coding sequence ATGCGAAAAACCTGGTTGTGGACATTAATAGGAATGATCGGACTCGCGGCGTCGTCGTATGCGTTGTTTCTGTGGTTGTCGCCGCCGGCGTTGCCGGAGGGATTTCTCTACGGTAACGGACGCATCGAGGCAACCGAGATCACGGTGAGCGCCGAAGTGGGCGGGCGGGTGCTGGAAAGCAATCTGGTCGAGGGGCGAGAGGTACAGGCGAACGACTTGCTGGTGCAGCTCGACGAGACCGACTTGAAGACGCGTCTCAGGCAGGCCGAGGCCAACGCCGCCGCCGCGCAGCGCGCCCAAGCGCAGGTCGAACAGCAGATAATCACCGCACGGCATCATTTGCAGACTGCGGATGCAGACTTCGCGCGCTATCGCAAGCTGCGCGAAACCGGCAGCGTCTCCTTGCAAATGCTGGACCGCGCCGAGAACCAGCAGCGCGAGGCGCGCGGGCAGGTCGAGACGCTCGCCGCCCGGTTGGCGCAGGCGGCGGCCAGCCGCGAGGCGGCGAGCCGCGAAGCCGAGTTGCTGCGCTCGCAAATAGGCAAGACCGTGATCCGCGCGCCGAGCGCGGGCACGATCCTCACCAAGGGCATCGAGGCCGGTGAGCTTGCCGCGCCGGGCCGGACCATTGCCGTGCTTGCCGATCTGACGCGCATCGAGTTCAAGATCTACGTGCCCGAGAGCGAGATCGGCAAGATCAAGCTCAACGACCCGGCGCGTGTGCGCGTGGATGCCTTCCCGCAGCGCTACTTCGATGCGCGTGTGGCGCGCGTGGACCAACGCGCCCAGTTCACGCCCAAGGATGTGCACATGCCGGACGAGCGTGCACGCCTGGTGTTCGGCGTAGTGCTCGCGGTGGACAACCCGCAAGGTTATCTCAAACCCGGCATGCCGGCCGACGCCTGGGTGCGCTGGAGGCCCGAGGCGTCGTGGCCGGACAAACTGACGGTGCCGCGCTAA
- a CDS encoding DUF2934 domain-containing protein, producing MSTHTKSESGKAKADTQLTEEQRQHHIEVAAYYIAESGGFNSGCDLENWLAAEAEIDRLLAEGKL from the coding sequence ATGAGTACCCATACCAAGTCCGAGAGCGGCAAAGCCAAAGCCGATACCCAGCTGACCGAAGAGCAACGCCAGCACCACATTGAGGTTGCGGCTTATTATATCGCTGAGAGCGGTGGATTCAATAGCGGTTGTGATTTAGAGAATTGGCTGGCTGCGGAAGCGGAAATCGATCGGTTGCTGGCTGAGGGGAAGCTCTAG
- a CDS encoding MerR family transcriptional regulator: protein MKHARSKSAGAVTTANGLARQAQVPVHVVRYYTRIGLLRPARDPASGYKLFAEAHLKRLRFILQAKALGYTLREIGVIIQEAERGKSPCPRVREIIEQRIADNRQQLEEMLSLQRRMERALRAWAKMPDGVPDGKAVCHLIEAIAMED from the coding sequence ATGAAACACGCGCGCAGCAAATCCGCTGGCGCGGTGACCACGGCAAACGGCCTGGCGCGCCAGGCGCAGGTGCCGGTGCACGTCGTGCGCTACTACACGCGCATCGGCCTGCTGCGGCCGGCGCGCGATCCGGCGAGCGGCTACAAGTTGTTCGCCGAGGCGCACCTCAAGCGGCTTCGGTTCATCCTTCAGGCCAAGGCGCTCGGTTACACCCTGCGCGAGATCGGGGTCATTATTCAGGAGGCGGAGCGCGGTAAGTCGCCGTGCCCGCGCGTGCGCGAAATCATCGAGCAGCGCATCGCCGATAACCGCCAGCAGCTGGAGGAGATGCTGAGTCTGCAACGCCGCATGGAGCGTGCGCTACGCGCTTGGGCGAAGATGCCCGATGGCGTACCGGACGGGAAAGCCGTGTGCCACCTTATCGAAGCGATAGCAATGGAAGATTGA